From the genome of Penaeus chinensis breed Huanghai No. 1 chromosome 8, ASM1920278v2, whole genome shotgun sequence, one region includes:
- the LOC125028010 gene encoding electron transfer flavoprotein subunit alpha, mitochondrial-like, translated as MFAVTRNATRLCQAASRRFQSTLVVAEHDNNALTPITLSAITAAKKLGGDVSCLVAGHNCSKVVEELTKASGITKILVADSDALVGFLPERLAPLVLASQSQFNYTHIVAGASALGKSLLPRVAAKLDVSPISDIIEIKAPDTFVRSIYAGNALLTLKSKDAVKVITVRGTSFEPAELSGGSAGSEALPVSDLPIDMSQFIGQELSKSDRPELTAAKTVVSGGRGMKSGDNFEMLYQLADKLNAAVGASRAAVDAGFVPNDMQVGQTGKIVAPELYIAVGISGAIQHLAGMKDSKTIVAINKDPEAPIFQVADLGLVADLFKAVPEMIEKV; from the exons ATGTTCGCCGTAACGAGAAACGCCACTCGCCTCTGCCAG GCAGCAAGTCGTCGCTTCCAGTCGACGCTGGTGGTTGCCGAGCATGACAACAACGCCCTTACTCCCATAACCCTCAGTGCCATCACAGCAGCTAAGAAGCTAGGAGGTGATGTGTCCTGCCTCGTTGCCGGCCACAACTGCTCGAAG GTGGTTGAAGAGCTAACCAAAGCCAGCGGCATTACCAAGATTCTCGTTGCCGATTCTGATGCTCTTGTAGGTTTCCTTCCTGAACGTCTGGCCCCTCTTGTGCTTGCTTCCCAGAGTCAGTTCAACTACACACATATTGTCG CTGGAGCCTCAGCCCTCGGAAAGTCGTTGTTGCCACGTGTTGCAGCCAAGCTAGATGTATCTCCTATAAGTGACATCATTGAAATCAAGGCTCCTGATACATTTGTCCGCTCAATTTACGCTGGTAATGCACTCCTGACCCTCAAGAGCAAGGATGCCGTCAAG GTAATCACAGTGCGTGGAACAAGCTTCGAGCCAGCAGAGCTTAGTGGTGGAAGTGCAGGAAGTGAGGCTCTTCCTGTCTCTGATCTGCCTATTGATATGTCCCAGTTCATTGGCCAGGAGCTGTCGAAGTCTGACCGTCCAGAGCTGACTGCTGCCAAG ACTGTCGTTAGTGGAGGCCGTGGTATGAAGAGCGGAGATAACTTTGAGATGCTGTACCAACTGGCAGACAAGCTCAATGCTGCTGTAGGGGCCTCTAGAGCTGCTGTTGATGCTGGGTTTGTCCCCAATGACATGCAG GTGGGTCAGACTGGAAAGATTGTAGCCCCAGAGCTGTACATTGCTGTGGGAATCAGCGGAGCCATTCAGCACCTGGCTGGCATGAAGGACTCAAAGACCATTGTGGCCATCAACAAGGATCCTGAGGCACCCATCTTCCAG GTTGCTGACCTGGGCCTGGTGGCTGACCTGTTCAAGGCTGTACCTGAGATGATTGAGAAAGTTTAA